The Bacillus sp. Bos-x628 genome segment TGAATTATCTCCCGATGAAAATGTTGATCAGATGATCACAGCATTACAAGCGGCTTGTGATGAAGTTCGAGAAGAAACACCCCAGATTATTGAAGGACCTCAGGTTTTAGGAATTGAAGCATTTGGTTCATCCTCCCTCGTTCTTCGTATTATTGCTAAAACTGAAACAATGGAGCAGTGGCGGGTCGAACGTATCCTTCGTAAAAAAGTGAAAGAAGTTCTCGATACGCAAAAAGAACCGGGATGATAAATTCTCTTCCGGTTCTTTTTGTTATTTTTACTGTACGCGCTGTTCTACTTCTTGACAAATTTCATCAGCGGTCATGCCTGATGCTTTAATGACTGATGCCTTTGTCTCTGTATTTGAAATGCCAAGAACATTCGAATCTAGACCTGTCACTACATAGCAGTCACACTGCTTCATTTGCTGTTCATTTTGAATACGCACGACGTCATATCCTTTTTGCTTCAATAATTCTTCTACATCAGATAATGATGGTTCTACACCAATTCTTGTCATAATCAAGAACACCTCCTGTTCATAAGGTGTACTGGTCGGTGCTCGATTATTCATTCTCCTGCTTGCTTTTTAAAATAGGCCGTCATCACATTCACAGCCGTTTCAATAGCTTGTTCATCAGGTGTGAGTTTTGCATGATGAAGGCCATATTCTGAATCTACACCAAGCCAAAACATAAACCCTGGATACTCCTTCAGCATATAGCCAAAATCTTCACCTGTCATTGCTTCTCTGCATTCAATGACATTCGCTAACCCTTCTTCTGCTACATATGACATAAATGCTTCTGTGAGGTCTTTTGAATTTACTACTTCATAATATGATGAAGGATAACGAACTGTCGCTTTGCATTCATAGCCAACCTCTATTCCTTTTGCAAGTGATTCAATTCGTCTTCTGACGTTTTCCATTGACTCAGGTGACAGCGTACGAATAGTCCCGTCAAGCGTCGCATGCTGAGCAATGATATTTTGCGCAGTTCCTCCTGTAATTGTTCCGACTGTGATCACAGCACTATCAAGAGGATCGACATTACGTGAAATGACAGATTGTAGCTGACCTACGAGGGCACTTGCAGCCACAACCATATCATTCGCTAAATGCGGGTAAGCTGCATGCCCGCCTTTCCCTTCCAGGTCTATCACTAATTCGCTCGTATTGGCAAATAGGAGTCCTGGCTTTGTCGCAATCGTACCGACTGGGTATTCAGGTGCTATGTGTAATGCTGTGATAAACTCTGGCGTCCACTTTTTCAGGACATCACTTCTAAGCATTGGTTCAGCCCCGCCTGGCCCTTCTTCTGCCGGCTGAAAGATAAACAGCAGATCCTCTTTAATTGGCTGATGAACGAAATGATCAATGATGCCAAGGGCAATGGTCATATGAAGATCGTGTCCGCATGCATGCATGTTGCCTTCATGCACAGAAGCAAATGAATAGCCAGTTTCCTCATGTATTGATAAACCATCCATATCTGCACGATAAGCAAATATGCGTGATGGACTCGTTCCCTTCACTTTAACAAAGAGCCCTGTCCGCCATGTCTCGATTTCAATTCGATCATGTTGGTATGTTTGAAGGTGCTTAAGAAGATAGGCTTGTGTTTTAAATTCTTGGAAACCAAGCTCGGGAATTTGATGCAAATCTCTACGAATGGATATTAATTGCTCACGATTTAGCAAGAGAACTCACTTCCTTTCCTCTATACGAATAGACGTGGATTTGTCATCCACGTCTATTTCTTCAGCTACGAATTGTATGAATTAAAGTTGACGCAGTTCTTGTTTAATTTCCGTCTTACCTTTTGTTTTTTCATCAATGTCTTTAATTTTCTTTGCAGGTGTTCCTGCTACAACTGTGTAAGGCTCGACGTCGTTTACGACGATAGCACCAGCTGCTACAACCGCACCTTTACCAATTGTCACGCCTTCTAAAACAACAGCGTTAGCACCGATTACAACATCATCTTCCACCACTACCGGTTTAGCAGATGGCGGCTCAATAACACCAGCAAGGACAGATCCAGCTCCGATATGACAGTTCTTACCTACTGTCGCACGTCCACCAAGAACAACGTTCATGTCAATCATGGTACCTTCACCAATAACTGAACCTATATTAATAGAAGCCCCCATCATGATCACTGCATTATCACCGATCTCTACTTGATCACGAATGATTGCGCCTGGCTCAATACGTGCTTTAATGTTTTTTAAATCTAGCAAAGGGATCGCAGAGTTACGGCGGTCATTTTCCACTACGACATCTTCGATTTTTTCTTTGTTTGATGCTAAAACTTCTTGGATTTCACTCCATTCACCGAATACGACACCTGTGTTTCCAGTAATGAATGTTTTTGCGTTTTCACCAAATGCAATATCTTCTAAGTCACCTTTGATGTAGACTTTTACGGGTGTTGATTTTGTACTATTTTGAATAAATGAAATAATTTCATTTGCGTCCATTTGTTTCATGTATGTATGTCCTCCTCTTCATTTATACTTCATTACTGTATCAAAGGAGAGTTTTAATGACAAGTGAAAGAATTGTCTCCTCATTGGAAAATAAAACAAGCCGGTCTCGTTATCCGGCTTCTTGCTGATGAATATGAACAAATTGTTTTCCAAAAGAGATCAACTCCTCTTCTTCGTCTCCTTCTGGATTTAATTCAATCTTTACTGACGGGAGAGCAATTTGCCCGCCAAGCTCCTTTACCTTTTCTTCAATTAAATCAACGGCACCACAGAAATGTTCATACGATGTATCTCCAGAGCCAAATACAGCAAAGGATTTCCCCGATAGGTCAAGTGCTTCCATCTCTTCATATAAATCAATAAAATCATCTGGAAGATCACCATCTCCCCATGTATACGCACCTAACATGATGTGTGAGTAATCATTGAGCAAATCAGCATCAATATCCATCGCTTCATATCGGTCCACGCTAGCTCCAGCTTCTTTTAATCCTTTTTCAATTAAATCCGCC includes the following:
- a CDS encoding YkuS family protein; translation: MTRIGVEPSLSDVEELLKQKGYDVVRIQNEQQMKQCDCYVVTGLDSNVLGISNTETKASVIKASGMTADEICQEVEQRVQ
- a CDS encoding N-acetyldiaminopimelate deacetylase — its product is MLNREQLISIRRDLHQIPELGFQEFKTQAYLLKHLQTYQHDRIEIETWRTGLFVKVKGTSPSRIFAYRADMDGLSIHEETGYSFASVHEGNMHACGHDLHMTIALGIIDHFVHQPIKEDLLFIFQPAEEGPGGAEPMLRSDVLKKWTPEFITALHIAPEYPVGTIATKPGLLFANTSELVIDLEGKGGHAAYPHLANDMVVAASALVGQLQSVISRNVDPLDSAVITVGTITGGTAQNIIAQHATLDGTIRTLSPESMENVRRRIESLAKGIEVGYECKATVRYPSSYYEVVNSKDLTEAFMSYVAEEGLANVIECREAMTGEDFGYMLKEYPGFMFWLGVDSEYGLHHAKLTPDEQAIETAVNVMTAYFKKQAGE
- the dapD gene encoding 2,3,4,5-tetrahydropyridine-2,6-dicarboxylate N-acetyltransferase, which codes for MKQMDANEIISFIQNSTKSTPVKVYIKGDLEDIAFGENAKTFITGNTGVVFGEWSEIQEVLASNKEKIEDVVVENDRRNSAIPLLDLKNIKARIEPGAIIRDQVEIGDNAVIMMGASINIGSVIGEGTMIDMNVVLGGRATVGKNCHIGAGSVLAGVIEPPSAKPVVVEDDVVIGANAVVLEGVTIGKGAVVAAGAIVVNDVEPYTVVAGTPAKKIKDIDEKTKGKTEIKQELRQL
- a CDS encoding flavodoxin, yielding MGKVLLVYATMSGNTEAMADLIEKGLKEAGASVDRYEAMDIDADLLNDYSHIMLGAYTWGDGDLPDDFIDLYEEMEALDLSGKSFAVFGSGDTSYEHFCGAVDLIEEKVKELGGQIALPSVKIELNPEGDEEEELISFGKQFVHIHQQEAG